One stretch of Rhipicephalus sanguineus isolate Rsan-2018 chromosome 10, BIME_Rsan_1.4, whole genome shotgun sequence DNA includes these proteins:
- the LOC119372515 gene encoding syntenin-1 isoform X1: MSSLYPTLEDMKVDHMIQAQTRPLESSAPAAPVASAPLPYGLYPSAPAAPDRFETLYPALDDYMGLSLSRDVPPEITALATISQQNQVAVPQPAGSGSFLSNMVAPISGSSLGLKRAHVSHGIREVILCKDKKGKVGLRVQAINQGIFVVLVQANSPAAMAGLRFGDQLLTINEEVLAGYSVDKVHTLIVKANPDRIVMAVRDRPFERTVTMHKSSTGHVGFAFRDGRIISLVKDSSATRNGLLVDHQLLEVNGQNVVGIKDPEITKIIESAGDVITVTVIPSFVYDHMIKHTSGGMLKKLMDHSIPDI; encoded by the exons ATGTCGAGCCTTTACCCGACTCTGGAGGATATGAAAGTGGATCACATGATCCAG GCGCAGACGAGGCCCCTGGAATCGTCTGCTCCGGCAGCTCCAGTGGCATCCGCTCCCCTTCCTTACGGACTGTACCCGTCAGCGCCAGCTGCCCCGGACAGATTTGAGACCCTTTACCCTGCTCTAGATGACTACATGGGCCTTTCCCTGTCTCGGGACGTCCCGCCCGAGATCACTGCCCTGGCAACCATTTCCCAG CAGAACCAAGTTGCCGTGCCACAGCCTGCAGGAAGCGGCAGCTTCCTCTCAAACATGGTTGCGCCGATTTCGGGTTCATCTCTTGGCCTGAAGAGGGCGCATGTTAGCCACGGCATTCGGGAGGTCATCCTCTGCAAGGACAAGAAGGGCAAGGTTGGACTGCGCGTGCAAGCCATCAACCAG GGCATCTTTGTCGTACTTGTCCAAGCGAACAGCCCGGCAGCCATGGCAGGCCTTCGCTTTGGCGATCAGTTGCTGACCATCAACGAGGAAGTGCTCGCTGGCTATTCGGTCGACAAGGTGCACACGCTCATTGTCAAGGCCAACCCGGATCGCATCGTCATGGCCGTCCGGGACAG GCCGTTTGAGCGCACCGTAACAATGCACAAGTCGAGCACTGGCCACGTTGGATTTGCATTCCGAGACGGCCGCATCATCTCCCTCGTCAAGGACTCGTCAGCAACGCGGAACGGCCTTCTGGTCGACCACCAACTGCTGGAG GTGAATGGACAAAATGTGGTGGGGATCAAGGACCCGGAAATAACAAAGATTATCGAGAGTGCAGGGGACGTCATCACAGTCACAGTAATCCCATCGTTTGTCTACGACCACATGATCAAACA CACGTCTGGAGGCATGTTGAAGAAGCTTATGGACCACTCCATTCCGGACATATAA
- the LOC119372515 gene encoding syntenin-1 isoform X2: protein MSSLYPTLEDMKVDHMIQAQTRPLESSAPAAPVASAPLPYGLYPSAPAAPDRFETLYPALDDYMGLSLSRDVPPEITALATISQNQVAVPQPAGSGSFLSNMVAPISGSSLGLKRAHVSHGIREVILCKDKKGKVGLRVQAINQGIFVVLVQANSPAAMAGLRFGDQLLTINEEVLAGYSVDKVHTLIVKANPDRIVMAVRDRPFERTVTMHKSSTGHVGFAFRDGRIISLVKDSSATRNGLLVDHQLLEVNGQNVVGIKDPEITKIIESAGDVITVTVIPSFVYDHMIKHTSGGMLKKLMDHSIPDI, encoded by the exons ATGTCGAGCCTTTACCCGACTCTGGAGGATATGAAAGTGGATCACATGATCCAG GCGCAGACGAGGCCCCTGGAATCGTCTGCTCCGGCAGCTCCAGTGGCATCCGCTCCCCTTCCTTACGGACTGTACCCGTCAGCGCCAGCTGCCCCGGACAGATTTGAGACCCTTTACCCTGCTCTAGATGACTACATGGGCCTTTCCCTGTCTCGGGACGTCCCGCCCGAGATCACTGCCCTGGCAACCATTTCCCAG AACCAAGTTGCCGTGCCACAGCCTGCAGGAAGCGGCAGCTTCCTCTCAAACATGGTTGCGCCGATTTCGGGTTCATCTCTTGGCCTGAAGAGGGCGCATGTTAGCCACGGCATTCGGGAGGTCATCCTCTGCAAGGACAAGAAGGGCAAGGTTGGACTGCGCGTGCAAGCCATCAACCAG GGCATCTTTGTCGTACTTGTCCAAGCGAACAGCCCGGCAGCCATGGCAGGCCTTCGCTTTGGCGATCAGTTGCTGACCATCAACGAGGAAGTGCTCGCTGGCTATTCGGTCGACAAGGTGCACACGCTCATTGTCAAGGCCAACCCGGATCGCATCGTCATGGCCGTCCGGGACAG GCCGTTTGAGCGCACCGTAACAATGCACAAGTCGAGCACTGGCCACGTTGGATTTGCATTCCGAGACGGCCGCATCATCTCCCTCGTCAAGGACTCGTCAGCAACGCGGAACGGCCTTCTGGTCGACCACCAACTGCTGGAG GTGAATGGACAAAATGTGGTGGGGATCAAGGACCCGGAAATAACAAAGATTATCGAGAGTGCAGGGGACGTCATCACAGTCACAGTAATCCCATCGTTTGTCTACGACCACATGATCAAACA CACGTCTGGAGGCATGTTGAAGAAGCTTATGGACCACTCCATTCCGGACATATAA